One genomic region from uncultured Tateyamaria sp. encodes:
- a CDS encoding CocE/NonD family hydrolase, with product MKNALRDIEELPDLGIHLSDGTRLSARAWRPVDAMADPVPVILEYLPYRKRDGTCARDALTHPYFAQRGYACLRVDIRGNGDSQGVMEDEYTGQELDDAVQVIAWLAAQPWCNGNVGMMGISWGGFNSLQVAAMAPEPLKAIITLCSTVDRFADDIHYKGGCLLNENLGWGATMWSYSSRAPDPALRSDWREMWMDRLEHEPFLPASWLRHQTRDDYWTHGSVCESYDTIKAKVLAVGGWGDAYKNAVPQLVRNIPGAKGIVGPWVHKYPHFAVPEPRIGFLQEALRWWDRWLKGIETGVENDPDYRAYIMDGVRPATWYTHRPGRWVGVPHEQLSLQDPVGTTVWLGQNGVLGDPARTDVTIASAADCGADAGEYCAIWLGPELPGDQRRDDGQSACWTSDPIEGLSLLGAPKVTLRISSDTPQAQLSIRLCHVHPDGASTRITYGVLNLSHRNGSARPEPMPPGEEHLITVSLDHIGYAIPEGHRLRISISTAYWPLIWPGPTSGRVRVTMGEVFLPTWTDDGDAPITFPPPEAAPPWQTEELRAERHVRRQEVDMVTGVTSLIIEDDFGKVRDLDHGLINGSIAREKWDIHPDDPLSARGTCHWTDELERGDLKLRTEARCEMWSDATYFHLSATIEAFENGTRIYHRDVTDRIERQCL from the coding sequence ATGAAAAACGCCCTGCGCGACATCGAAGAACTGCCGGATCTGGGCATTCATCTCAGCGATGGCACCCGCCTGTCCGCGCGCGCCTGGCGGCCTGTGGATGCGATGGCGGACCCGGTCCCCGTGATCCTGGAGTACCTGCCCTACCGGAAGCGAGATGGCACCTGTGCCCGCGATGCGCTCACCCATCCGTATTTCGCACAGCGCGGATATGCCTGCCTTCGCGTCGACATTCGCGGCAATGGCGACAGCCAGGGGGTGATGGAAGACGAATACACCGGGCAGGAACTCGACGACGCTGTTCAGGTCATCGCCTGGCTGGCGGCCCAACCCTGGTGCAATGGAAACGTCGGGATGATGGGCATCAGCTGGGGCGGCTTCAACAGCCTTCAGGTCGCGGCAATGGCGCCTGAGCCATTGAAAGCCATCATCACGCTCTGTTCGACTGTCGACCGATTTGCAGATGACATCCACTACAAGGGTGGCTGCCTGCTGAATGAAAACCTGGGCTGGGGCGCCACGATGTGGAGCTATTCATCGCGCGCGCCGGATCCCGCCTTGCGCTCCGACTGGCGCGAGATGTGGATGGACCGGCTGGAACACGAGCCGTTTCTGCCTGCTTCCTGGCTTCGTCATCAAACGCGGGACGACTATTGGACACACGGGTCCGTTTGCGAGAGCTATGACACGATCAAGGCCAAGGTCCTGGCTGTGGGCGGTTGGGGGGATGCATACAAGAACGCGGTGCCGCAGCTTGTAAGGAACATCCCGGGCGCCAAGGGCATTGTTGGACCCTGGGTTCACAAGTATCCGCATTTTGCCGTACCCGAGCCGCGTATCGGCTTCCTGCAGGAGGCTTTGCGGTGGTGGGACAGGTGGCTGAAAGGGATCGAAACCGGCGTTGAGAACGACCCCGACTACCGCGCCTACATCATGGACGGCGTGCGGCCAGCAACGTGGTACACCCACCGGCCCGGCCGGTGGGTTGGCGTGCCGCATGAGCAATTGTCCCTGCAAGACCCGGTCGGCACCACAGTGTGGCTTGGGCAGAATGGCGTGCTTGGCGACCCGGCGCGAACGGACGTGACAATTGCTTCGGCTGCGGATTGCGGTGCGGATGCTGGCGAATATTGTGCCATATGGTTGGGTCCCGAATTGCCAGGTGATCAGCGCAGGGACGATGGGCAATCTGCATGTTGGACCAGCGACCCGATCGAAGGTTTGTCGCTGCTGGGTGCACCCAAGGTGACCCTGCGTATCTCCAGCGATACACCGCAGGCGCAACTGTCCATAAGGCTGTGCCATGTGCACCCGGATGGGGCCAGCACGCGCATCACCTACGGTGTGCTGAATCTGAGCCACCGCAACGGCTCTGCCCGTCCCGAACCCATGCCGCCCGGTGAAGAGCATCTGATCACTGTCAGCCTGGATCACATCGGGTATGCGATCCCGGAAGGTCACCGGTTGCGTATTTCGATCTCGACAGCGTATTGGCCGCTGATCTGGCCGGGTCCGACGTCGGGCCGGGTTCGCGTGACCATGGGCGAAGTCTTTTTGCCCACATGGACAGATGACGGCGATGCGCCAATCACCTTCCCGCCCCCCGAGGCCGCGCCGCCCTGGCAAACCGAGGAACTGCGCGCTGAACGCCATGTGCGCAGGCAGGAGGTGGATATGGTCACCGGCGTTACGTCGCTGATCATCGAGGATGATTTTGGCAAGGTACGTGACCTTGACCACGGCCTGATCAATGGGTCCATCGCGCGGGAAAAGTGGGACATTCACCCGGACGATCCCCTGTCCGCCCGGGGCACTTGCCACTGGACAGATGAGTTGGAACGGGGTGACCTCAAGCTGCGGACAGAGGCGCGTTGCGAGATGTGGTCGGACGCGACGTATTTTCATCTCAGCGCCACGATCGAGGCATTTGAGAACGGGACGCGCATCTATCATCGGGATGTGACCGACCGCATCGAACGTCAGTGCCTGTAA
- a CDS encoding ABC transporter substrate-binding protein, translated as MSRELEHLTAKVAAGTMTRRDFMARAAALGVSAAAASSMLATPAKAAPVAGGSFKMGVQGGESTNSQDPATWASDVPIAGGQLWGEGLVEVEADGSLTGLVAESWEGSSDAKTWRFKVRQGIEFSNGKSVTAEDVMQTMARHSNEDSKSGALGIVQGIESMRTDGDVFEVTLGVGNADLPYLMADYHLMIQPNGGFDNPTEAIGTGAYTLESDEPGVRMIGKRNPNYWGGDQSQIAHYDDVEVIVLNDATARTAALQSGQVDTINRVEPKIAKLLDRAPTINVLSTAGRGHYVFIMHIDTAPFDSNELRLALKHALNREEMVEKILQGYGSIGNDMPINAAYPLFDDTIPQRSFDLDKAREHYAKSGHDGSPIILRTADGAFPGAVDAAALFQQSAQAAGIPLEIKREPNDGYWSEVWNVQPFCCSYWGGRPVQDQMYTTAYLSTADWNDTRWKRPEFDEMLLAARAELDEAKRKEIYSKMGRMLNEEGGLMVPMFNDFVDAVSTKVQGWESDPNGPQMNWYAFKKTWKA; from the coding sequence ATGTCTAGAGAACTGGAACACCTGACCGCCAAGGTGGCGGCAGGCACAATGACACGTCGCGATTTCATGGCGCGTGCCGCTGCACTTGGCGTTTCGGCCGCTGCCGCAAGCTCGATGCTCGCAACCCCGGCCAAAGCTGCGCCGGTCGCGGGTGGCAGCTTCAAGATGGGTGTGCAGGGCGGCGAGTCCACCAACAGTCAGGATCCCGCGACCTGGGCGTCAGACGTGCCCATCGCGGGTGGCCAATTGTGGGGCGAAGGTCTGGTCGAAGTAGAAGCAGACGGCTCGCTGACGGGTCTGGTGGCGGAAAGCTGGGAAGGCTCGTCAGACGCCAAGACATGGCGCTTCAAGGTTCGGCAGGGCATCGAGTTTTCCAACGGCAAATCCGTCACGGCCGAGGACGTCATGCAGACCATGGCGCGCCACTCGAATGAGGATTCCAAGTCCGGCGCCCTGGGCATCGTGCAGGGCATCGAAAGCATGCGCACCGATGGTGACGTGTTCGAAGTGACGCTTGGCGTCGGCAATGCGGACCTGCCTTACCTGATGGCGGACTACCACCTGATGATCCAGCCGAATGGCGGCTTCGACAACCCGACCGAAGCCATCGGCACCGGAGCCTACACGCTGGAAAGCGATGAACCCGGCGTGCGCATGATCGGCAAGCGCAACCCCAACTACTGGGGCGGCGATCAAAGCCAGATCGCGCACTACGATGATGTCGAGGTTATCGTGCTGAACGATGCCACGGCACGGACCGCAGCACTGCAATCGGGTCAGGTCGACACGATCAACCGGGTCGAGCCGAAGATTGCCAAGCTGTTGGACCGCGCGCCCACGATCAACGTTCTGTCGACAGCCGGCCGCGGCCACTACGTGTTCATCATGCATATCGACACGGCACCATTCGACAGCAATGAACTGCGGCTCGCGCTGAAGCACGCGCTCAACCGCGAGGAAATGGTCGAGAAAATCCTGCAAGGGTATGGCTCGATCGGGAACGACATGCCGATCAACGCGGCCTACCCGCTCTTTGACGATACGATCCCGCAGCGGAGCTTTGATCTGGATAAGGCGCGCGAGCACTATGCCAAATCCGGCCATGACGGCTCGCCCATTATCCTGCGCACCGCTGATGGCGCCTTTCCCGGCGCGGTCGATGCGGCCGCCCTGTTCCAGCAGTCGGCACAAGCCGCCGGTATCCCGCTGGAAATCAAGCGTGAACCCAACGACGGTTACTGGTCCGAAGTGTGGAACGTCCAGCCGTTCTGCTGTTCTTACTGGGGCGGTCGCCCTGTGCAGGATCAGATGTACACGACGGCATATCTGTCGACCGCAGACTGGAACGACACCCGCTGGAAACGTCCGGAATTCGACGAGATGCTGCTCGCGGCACGCGCCGAACTGGACGAGGCCAAGCGGAAAGAGATCTACTCGAAAATGGGCCGCATGCTGAACGAAGAAGGTGGCCTGATGGTGCCGATGTTCAATGACTTCGTGGACGCGGTTTCGACCAAGGTGCAGGGTTGGGAAAGCGATCCGAACGGTCCCCAGATGAACTGGTACGCATTCAAGAAAACCTGGAAAGCGTAA
- a CDS encoding ABC transporter permease: MHPILTLVLQRLGLGLILLLAASALLFGLTEILPGDAAQAILGQGATAENLANLREEMGLNRPALTRYFEWLGGILTGDMGNALTNNLPIGEQVARRMSSTLFLAFWAAIISVPLAILLGLIAVRYQNRWPDKLISGVTLASISLPEFMIAYILVFFFAVKLFWAPSFASISPGMPLLEQLHAISLPVAVLTLVVLAHMMRMTRAAILNVMQSAYIETAELKGLTTFRVIYRHAFPNAIAPIVNVVMINLAYLVVGVVVVEVVFAYPGMGQYLVDAVVKRDVPVVLACGVIFAAVYIILNIVADVVSILANPRLRHPK, encoded by the coding sequence ATGCACCCCATTCTGACACTTGTCCTGCAGCGTCTTGGTCTTGGCCTGATCTTGCTGCTGGCGGCGTCGGCCCTGCTCTTTGGGCTGACGGAAATCCTGCCGGGTGACGCCGCCCAAGCCATCCTGGGCCAGGGCGCCACTGCTGAAAACCTCGCCAACCTGCGCGAAGAAATGGGCCTGAACCGCCCTGCCCTGACCCGCTATTTCGAATGGCTTGGCGGTATCCTCACTGGCGACATGGGCAATGCGCTGACCAATAACCTGCCCATCGGCGAACAGGTCGCACGGCGCATGTCATCAACGCTGTTTCTGGCCTTCTGGGCTGCGATCATTTCGGTTCCGCTGGCGATCCTGCTGGGTCTGATCGCCGTGCGGTACCAGAACCGATGGCCGGACAAGCTGATTTCCGGGGTCACGCTGGCGTCGATCTCATTGCCGGAGTTCATGATTGCGTACATCCTTGTCTTTTTCTTCGCCGTGAAACTCTTCTGGGCCCCGTCCTTTGCCTCGATCAGTCCGGGCATGCCGCTTCTGGAACAGCTGCATGCCATTTCGCTGCCGGTTGCCGTCCTGACACTCGTGGTGCTGGCCCACATGATGCGCATGACGCGGGCGGCCATTCTGAACGTCATGCAATCGGCCTATATCGAAACGGCGGAACTCAAGGGGCTGACCACATTCCGGGTCATTTACAGGCATGCGTTTCCAAACGCGATCGCGCCCATCGTGAACGTGGTCATGATCAACCTGGCCTACCTTGTTGTCGGCGTTGTGGTGGTCGAAGTGGTCTTTGCCTATCCGGGCATGGGCCAATACCTGGTCGATGCCGTGGTCAAACGGGACGTGCCCGTGGTGCTGGCATGCGGCGTCATCTTCGCTGCAGTCTACATCATTCTCAACATCGTGGCGGACGTCGTGTCCATTTTGGCGAACCCACGCCTGCGGCATCCGAAGTAG
- a CDS encoding ABC transporter permease, whose protein sequence is MKNIPLSAAVGLIITTTYFLAAIFASWIAPYGMAETVGDVWEASSSAHWLGTDQIGRDLLTRMIFGGQTTIFIATAATILSFTTGSVLGFLAAVSGGWVDQVMSRLVDLFMSIPSLILALVILSSIEATVLTLIVIMGLLDSTRVYRLARAVAVDISVMDYVEAARLRGEKLGWIIFREILPNALSPLVAEMGLRFIFMVLFISTLSFLGIGVQPPLADWGGIVKENKEGINFGIGAALYPAVAIATLAISVNLIADWILNRTTSLKGGRG, encoded by the coding sequence CTGAAAAACATCCCCCTCTCAGCGGCTGTTGGCCTGATCATAACCACCACCTATTTTCTTGCCGCGATCTTCGCCTCGTGGATCGCGCCCTATGGCATGGCCGAAACCGTCGGCGACGTGTGGGAGGCCTCTTCTTCCGCGCATTGGCTCGGCACGGACCAGATCGGGCGCGATTTGCTGACCCGCATGATCTTTGGTGGACAAACAACGATCTTCATCGCGACCGCAGCGACCATTCTCAGCTTCACAACGGGATCGGTTCTCGGATTTCTCGCCGCTGTGTCGGGCGGATGGGTTGACCAGGTCATGAGCCGACTTGTCGATCTTTTCATGTCGATCCCGTCGCTGATCCTGGCCCTCGTCATTCTGTCCAGCATCGAGGCCACGGTGTTGACTCTGATCGTCATCATGGGCCTGCTCGACAGCACGCGTGTCTATCGACTGGCCCGCGCGGTGGCCGTGGACATCTCTGTCATGGACTATGTCGAGGCCGCGCGGCTCAGGGGCGAAAAACTGGGCTGGATCATCTTCCGCGAAATCCTGCCCAACGCATTGTCGCCCCTTGTGGCCGAAATGGGGCTGCGCTTCATCTTCATGGTGCTCTTCATCTCGACACTGTCGTTCCTGGGCATTGGCGTCCAACCGCCACTGGCCGACTGGGGCGGCATCGTGAAAGAGAACAAGGAAGGGATCAACTTCGGTATCGGCGCCGCCCTCTACCCGGCAGTTGCCATCGCGACGCTGGCCATCAGCGTGAACCTGATCGCAGACTGGATTCTCAACCGAACCACCTCGCTCAAGGGAGGACGCGGATGA
- a CDS encoding ABC transporter ATP-binding protein codes for MTTPLLKVRGLKIGATVYPPGEKPHDIEIVHGVDFDVEPGKVLGLIGESGAGKSTIGLATMAYGRGGVTLTGGTVEVNGRDVRQASLRDVRRLRGAEVTYVSQSAAASFNPAKQIMEQVIEAAVGQGKFSKADAQKRAVELFAKLGLPDPEHIGARYPHQVSGGQLQRCMTALALCPEPDLVVFDEPTTALDVTTQIDVLKAIKDAIRDTGVAALYITHDLAVVAQVSDHIMVLRMGQMVEYGTTDQIINAPQEAYTQALVSVRSIEHQEKQPTEPVLRVENITARYKGTNFDVLHDVSVDISPGQTLAVVGESGSGKSTLARVITGLLPPGAGRITFAGRTLSPDQPSRTREDLRELQMIYQMADVAMNPRQTVGTIIGRPLEFYFGLKGAEKQKRIQELLDEIELGTGFQDRFPAELSGGQKQRVCIARALAAKPRLIICDEVTSALDPLVADGILKLLLNLQKIEDVAYLFITHDLATVKAISDSIAVMYQGRVQRYGTKSEVLTPPYDDYTDLLLSSVPEMKLGWLEEVIANRKMESAGN; via the coding sequence ATGACCACACCACTGCTCAAGGTCCGCGGCCTCAAGATCGGGGCAACCGTCTATCCGCCCGGCGAAAAACCGCACGACATCGAAATCGTGCACGGGGTCGATTTTGATGTCGAACCCGGCAAGGTGCTGGGCCTTATCGGCGAATCCGGTGCAGGCAAATCCACCATTGGACTTGCGACGATGGCCTATGGCCGTGGGGGCGTCACCTTGACCGGGGGCACGGTCGAGGTGAATGGGCGGGACGTGCGCCAGGCATCGCTGCGCGACGTGCGCAGGCTGCGCGGCGCGGAAGTGACCTATGTCAGCCAGTCCGCCGCCGCCTCTTTCAACCCGGCAAAGCAGATCATGGAGCAGGTGATCGAGGCAGCCGTGGGTCAGGGCAAGTTCAGCAAAGCGGACGCGCAGAAACGGGCTGTTGAGCTGTTTGCAAAGCTGGGCCTGCCCGATCCTGAACATATCGGTGCGCGCTACCCGCACCAGGTGTCTGGCGGCCAACTGCAACGCTGCATGACAGCGCTGGCACTGTGCCCCGAGCCCGACCTTGTCGTCTTTGACGAACCCACCACCGCGCTGGATGTGACAACCCAGATCGACGTGCTGAAAGCGATCAAGGACGCCATCCGCGACACCGGTGTCGCGGCGCTCTACATCACCCATGACCTCGCTGTTGTTGCACAGGTCAGCGATCATATCATGGTGCTGCGCATGGGGCAGATGGTTGAATACGGGACCACCGATCAGATCATCAACGCCCCGCAAGAGGCGTACACGCAGGCCCTCGTGTCTGTCCGTTCAATTGAACACCAGGAAAAGCAACCAACCGAACCGGTGCTGCGGGTCGAGAACATCACAGCACGTTACAAAGGCACCAATTTCGACGTGCTGCACGACGTCAGTGTCGATATCAGCCCGGGCCAGACGCTCGCGGTCGTGGGGGAATCCGGTTCCGGCAAGTCCACCCTCGCCCGCGTGATCACCGGGCTGTTGCCGCCCGGCGCGGGCAGGATCACCTTCGCGGGCCGCACCCTGTCGCCCGACCAGCCCAGCCGCACACGCGAAGACCTGCGCGAGTTGCAGATGATCTACCAGATGGCCGATGTTGCAATGAACCCGCGCCAGACGGTCGGTACAATCATCGGGCGCCCTCTCGAATTCTACTTCGGACTCAAGGGAGCCGAGAAACAGAAACGGATCCAGGAGCTGCTGGACGAGATTGAACTGGGCACGGGATTTCAGGATCGCTTCCCGGCCGAATTGTCGGGTGGACAGAAACAGCGGGTGTGCATCGCGCGGGCGCTGGCTGCCAAACCCAGGCTGATCATCTGTGACGAGGTGACATCGGCGCTCGATCCGCTGGTCGCCGACGGCATCCTGAAACTGCTTCTCAACCTGCAAAAGATCGAAGACGTCGCATACCTTTTCATCACGCACGACCTCGCAACCGTCAAGGCGATCTCGGACAGTATCGCGGTAATGTATCAGGGCCGGGTCCAGCGCTATGGCACGAAATCCGAAGTGCTGACGCCACCCTATGACGACTACACCGACCTGCTGCTCAGTTCCGTGCCAGAGATGAAACTCGGCTGGCTCGAAGAGGTGATCGCCAACCGCAAGATGGAAAGCGCCGGAAACTAG
- a CDS encoding alkaline phosphatase family protein, with translation MTCKLLLIILDGVPLRNFRRLFGNLEGWVDSGHARTWTHRAVIPSISASCYASIHTGVTPAEHGCTGNGNVFRLTHPDVFGQVRQAGGTTGAVAHSFWSEFFNRHPFDFVRDIEYDEPDSATINHGRFHSMTGYGLTNQMTPSDVDLFGTLTSLCARFDLTYGLLHTCTLDSMGHRFFHDCQEMDHACFVMDEMLAPFIPRWRDMGYEVIITADHGQDDRGHHGGRGALQQETALYYFGAANGPAPDTVIDQLQLAPTILSRLGAGIPDTMKAKPFLT, from the coding sequence ATGACATGCAAACTTCTTCTGATCATTCTTGACGGCGTTCCATTGCGCAATTTTCGCCGCCTTTTCGGCAATCTGGAAGGCTGGGTCGACAGTGGTCATGCGCGGACCTGGACGCACCGTGCGGTGATCCCCTCCATTTCCGCCTCGTGTTATGCCTCGATCCACACCGGGGTCACACCTGCGGAACATGGCTGCACCGGCAACGGAAACGTCTTCCGACTGACCCACCCGGATGTCTTTGGACAAGTTCGCCAGGCGGGCGGCACGACAGGGGCGGTCGCCCATTCCTTTTGGTCGGAGTTCTTCAATCGCCACCCGTTCGATTTTGTCCGCGACATCGAATATGACGAACCCGACAGCGCCACGATCAACCATGGCCGATTTCACAGCATGACCGGCTACGGGCTCACCAACCAGATGACGCCGTCGGACGTGGACCTGTTCGGCACCCTTACCAGTCTCTGTGCCCGGTTCGATCTGACCTATGGGCTGTTGCACACCTGTACGCTCGACAGCATGGGACACCGGTTTTTTCATGATTGCCAGGAAATGGATCATGCATGTTTTGTCATGGACGAAATGCTTGCCCCGTTCATCCCGCGTTGGCGCGACATGGGGTACGAGGTGATCATCACCGCGGATCACGGCCAGGACGACCGTGGCCACCACGGGGGGCGTGGGGCACTTCAGCAGGAAACCGCGCTTTACTATTTCGGCGCGGCGAACGGGCCGGCACCCGACACTGTCATTGACCAGTTGCAACTGGCGCCGACGATCCTCAGCCGTCTTGGCGCAGGTATTCCGGACACGATGAAGGCCAAACCGTTTTTGACCTAA
- a CDS encoding acyl-CoA synthetase has product MPFAGIADRDAIQNEMPWEERDVAKTLFGMLSRTAEKYPSHNAVSYQIFSDPKSKAETLTWSQLQGRTAQCANMLRAHGIGPKDVVAYILPNATETVVALLGGATAGIVNPINPLLDAEQIGAILRETGAKAVITLRAFPKTDVAQKTTEAVKLAPNCKTIFEVDLLGHVSGLKSFIIPLIRPKMEKAPGITYLDFNAECGKHPTTLQFEDVQEDRVACYFHTGGTTGMPKVAQHKYSGMVYNGWVGATVLLSAEDNILAPLPLFHVMAAHVLLLGAVASGAHCIFPTPQGYRGEGVFDNIWKLTERWKVTFIASVPTAIAAMMQRPIDADVSTVKSTFSGSAPLPQELFKRYESAAGVEIVEGYGMTEATCLVSGNPIDGEKKIGSVGIPFPYTDVKIYKSTPDGPVEAGVDEIGEICVSNPGVWAGNTYTEADKNKDLYFNEKYLRTGDLGRLDADGYLWITGRAKDLIIRGGHNIDPAEIEEALLGHEAVAFAGAIGQPDAHSGEIPCAYVELVEGASVTPDELLAFCKEHVHERAAQPKHMTIMDELPKTAVGKIFKPDLRKEAITRIYNAALAEAGLKAQVVSVTEDKKRGLVAQIAANGEGETAIQTVLGDFIRPWEIASEAMAAE; this is encoded by the coding sequence ATGCCATTTGCCGGGATCGCGGACCGCGACGCCATTCAGAACGAAATGCCCTGGGAAGAGCGTGACGTTGCCAAAACCTTGTTCGGCATGCTCAGCCGTACTGCCGAAAAATACCCCAGCCACAATGCGGTCAGCTATCAGATATTCTCGGATCCGAAGTCCAAGGCGGAAACTCTGACCTGGTCACAGCTGCAGGGCCGCACGGCGCAATGCGCCAACATGCTGCGGGCCCACGGCATCGGTCCCAAGGACGTGGTCGCCTATATCCTGCCCAATGCGACCGAGACCGTTGTGGCCCTGCTGGGCGGCGCGACTGCCGGCATCGTGAACCCGATCAACCCGTTGCTGGATGCCGAACAGATTGGTGCCATCCTGCGTGAAACGGGTGCCAAGGCGGTCATTACGCTGCGCGCCTTCCCGAAAACGGACGTGGCGCAGAAGACGACTGAAGCGGTCAAACTGGCCCCGAACTGCAAGACGATCTTCGAGGTTGATCTGCTGGGCCACGTATCGGGCCTCAAGTCCTTTATCATTCCGCTGATCCGTCCGAAGATGGAGAAGGCGCCGGGCATTACGTATCTCGATTTCAATGCCGAATGCGGGAAACACCCAACCACACTTCAGTTCGAGGACGTGCAGGAAGATCGGGTGGCGTGCTATTTCCACACCGGTGGCACGACGGGCATGCCCAAGGTCGCGCAGCACAAGTATTCCGGGATGGTCTATAATGGGTGGGTCGGTGCGACCGTCCTGTTGTCGGCCGAAGACAACATACTGGCCCCGCTGCCGCTGTTCCACGTGATGGCTGCGCATGTTCTGCTGCTGGGTGCAGTGGCATCCGGCGCGCATTGCATTTTCCCGACCCCACAAGGGTACCGGGGCGAGGGCGTGTTCGACAACATCTGGAAGCTGACGGAGCGGTGGAAAGTCACGTTCATCGCGTCGGTGCCGACGGCAATCGCCGCCATGATGCAACGTCCCATTGATGCCGACGTCAGTACGGTGAAATCCACTTTCTCGGGATCCGCCCCGTTGCCACAGGAATTGTTCAAGCGCTATGAAAGCGCCGCAGGCGTCGAGATTGTCGAAGGCTACGGCATGACCGAGGCGACCTGCCTTGTGTCGGGTAACCCGATCGATGGCGAAAAGAAAATCGGTTCGGTTGGCATCCCGTTCCCCTATACGGACGTGAAAATCTACAAGAGCACGCCCGACGGTCCGGTCGAGGCTGGTGTGGACGAGATCGGCGAGATCTGTGTCAGCAACCCCGGTGTGTGGGCGGGCAACACCTATACCGAAGCCGACAAAAACAAAGACCTGTATTTCAATGAAAAGTACCTGAGGACGGGTGATCTGGGGCGTCTGGATGCTGATGGCTATCTTTGGATCACGGGGCGCGCCAAGGACCTGATCATTCGCGGTGGGCACAACATCGACCCGGCCGAAATCGAAGAAGCGCTGCTGGGCCACGAGGCCGTGGCCTTTGCCGGCGCGATTGGTCAGCCGGACGCGCACTCGGGTGAGATCCCCTGCGCTTACGTGGAATTGGTCGAAGGTGCGAGCGTCACACCTGACGAGTTGCTGGCGTTCTGCAAGGAACATGTGCACGAACGGGCGGCACAGCCCAAGCACATGACCATCATGGACGAGTTGCCCAAAACCGCGGTTGGCAAGATCTTCAAGCCAGACCTGCGCAAAGAGGCGATCACGCGCATCTATAACGCCGCCCTGGCCGAGGCAGGGTTGAAGGCCCAGGTCGTTTCGGTCACCGAAGACAAGAAGCGCGGGCTTGTGGCCCAGATTGCCGCGAATGGCGAGGGCGAAACCGCGATCCAAACGGTTTTGGGTGACTTCATCCGCCCATGGGAAATCGCCTCGGAAGCGATGGCGGCCGAATAA
- a CDS encoding BON domain-containing protein → MGKWPFVKGRGKVLTNDGVDLTADILRDELRRLDLDARHLSIQVQDDVVFLSGGVPAQDDKERIILTVGNVHGVAAVIEDIPSAGEPSFYTIVPGDTLKSVAATRLGCADRCQDILAANRPMLASADMIYRGQVLRLPHV, encoded by the coding sequence GTGGGGAAGTGGCCGTTTGTGAAAGGGCGCGGCAAGGTCCTGACCAATGATGGCGTTGATCTGACGGCGGACATTTTGCGCGACGAGTTGCGGCGCCTTGACCTTGATGCCCGACATTTGTCGATCCAGGTGCAGGACGATGTCGTGTTTCTGTCGGGCGGCGTGCCCGCCCAGGACGACAAGGAGCGCATCATCTTGACCGTTGGCAACGTGCATGGAGTGGCAGCCGTGATCGAAGATATCCCAAGCGCGGGTGAACCCAGTTTCTACACAATTGTGCCCGGCGATACGCTCAAATCCGTGGCGGCCACCAGGTTGGGCTGCGCGGACCGCTGTCAAGACATCCTTGCGGCGAACCGGCCCATGCTGGCATCTGCAGACATGATTTATCGCGGGCAGGTCCTTCGGTTGCCGCATGTGTAA